The following are from one region of the Polaribacter marinaquae genome:
- the tsaD gene encoding tRNA (adenosine(37)-N6)-threonylcarbamoyltransferase complex transferase subunit TsaD, producing the protein MKTPIYILGIESSCDDTSASVICNGKVLSNVVANQEVHSKYGGVVPELASRAHQQNIVPVVQQALEQANIDKEKLSAIAFTRGPGLMGSLLVGTSFAKSLALGLQIPLIDVNHMQAHILAHFIEDEDSKIPPFPFICLTISGGHTQIVKVSDHFKMEVLGETIDDAVGEAFDKSAKILGLPYPGGPLIDKYARLGNPKAYPFTKPKVGDLDFSFSGLKTGILYFIQKQQRINPKFIEENLNDICASIQYTIVEILMTKLKNAVKQTNIKHIAIAGGVSANSEIRNRLELAEKHFGWTTYIPKFEFTTDNAAMIAITGYLKYLNNTYSDVSVTAKARLKVTD; encoded by the coding sequence ATGAAAACACCCATTTATATTTTAGGTATAGAATCTTCTTGTGATGATACAAGTGCATCTGTAATTTGTAACGGTAAAGTACTAAGCAATGTCGTTGCAAACCAAGAAGTACATTCTAAATATGGTGGTGTTGTGCCAGAATTAGCTTCTAGAGCGCATCAACAAAACATTGTACCCGTTGTGCAACAAGCCCTAGAACAAGCTAATATTGATAAAGAAAAATTATCTGCAATTGCATTTACACGCGGTCCTGGTTTAATGGGCTCACTTTTGGTTGGTACCTCTTTTGCTAAATCTTTGGCACTTGGTTTACAAATTCCTTTAATTGATGTAAATCATATGCAAGCTCATATTTTAGCTCATTTTATAGAAGATGAAGACAGTAAAATTCCACCATTTCCTTTTATTTGTTTAACAATTAGCGGTGGTCACACCCAAATTGTAAAAGTTTCTGATCATTTTAAAATGGAAGTTTTAGGCGAAACAATTGATGATGCTGTTGGAGAAGCTTTTGATAAATCTGCAAAAATTTTAGGATTGCCTTATCCTGGTGGACCTTTAATAGATAAATATGCGAGATTAGGAAATCCGAAAGCATATCCTTTTACAAAACCAAAAGTAGGCGATTTAGATTTTAGCTTTAGTGGTTTAAAAACCGGAATTTTATATTTTATTCAGAAGCAACAAAGAATAAATCCTAAATTTATTGAAGAAAATCTTAACGATATCTGTGCTTCTATACAATATACAATTGTAGAAATTCTAATGACCAAATTAAAAAATGCGGTTAAACAAACAAACATAAAACATATAGCAATTGCTGGTGGTGTATCTGCAAATTCAGAAATTAGAAACCGATTAGAATTAGCAGAAAAACATTTTGGTTGGACAACTTACATTCCAAAATTTGAATTTACTACAGACAACGCTGCAATGATTGCGATAACAGGTTATTTAAAATATTTAAACAATACATATTCTGATGTTTCTGTTACCGCAAAGGCTCGCTTAAAAGTAACAGATTAA
- a CDS encoding Rid family detoxifying hydrolase: MKKIITTKNAPAPIGPYNQAVLTGNTLYTSGQIAINPQTGELVLDSITNETKQVMENMKQVLLAAEMTFENVIKSSIFISDMHNFSEINAVYGTYFNEETAPARETVEVANLPKFVNVEISMIAVK, encoded by the coding sequence ATGAAAAAAATAATTACAACTAAAAATGCGCCTGCACCTATTGGGCCATACAATCAAGCTGTTTTAACAGGTAACACATTATACACTTCTGGGCAAATTGCTATTAATCCACAAACCGGAGAATTGGTTTTAGATTCTATTACAAATGAAACAAAACAAGTAATGGAGAATATGAAACAAGTTTTATTAGCGGCAGAAATGACTTTTGAAAACGTAATTAAATCATCAATTTTTATTTCTGATATGCATAACTTCTCTGAAATAAACGCGGTTTATGGTACTTATTTTAATGAAGAAACGGCACCTGCTAGAGAAACTGTAGAAGTTGCAAACTTGCCTAAATTTGTGAATGTAGAAATTAGCATGATTGCAGTTAAATAA
- the pfkA gene encoding 6-phosphofructokinase — protein MKKIKKIAVMTSGGDSPGMNAAIRSVVRACAYYRVSCVGIYRGYEGLIEGDFIELTARSVNNIINKGGTVLKSARSQEFRTKEGRAKAFEHLQENEIEAMVVIGGDGSFTGAVIFNEEYNFPIIGIPGTIDNDIFGTSHTLGYDTALNTAVEAIDKIRDTASSHNRLFFVEVMGRDAGFIALNAGVGAGAEEILIPEEDLGLDRMLESLKKSRRTGKSSSIVVVAEGDKSGKNVYELAQYVEENLPEYDVRVSVLGHMQRGGSPSCFDRVLASRLGVKSVELLLDGQTNLMVGLKDNEVISTSIAEAIKGGHSINQELLRVSDIMTT, from the coding sequence ATGAAGAAAATTAAAAAAATAGCAGTCATGACTTCTGGAGGAGATTCTCCAGGAATGAATGCAGCAATAAGATCTGTAGTTAGAGCATGTGCATACTACAGAGTTAGTTGTGTGGGTATATATAGAGGTTATGAAGGACTTATTGAAGGTGACTTTATAGAACTTACAGCTAGAAGCGTAAATAACATCATTAATAAAGGTGGTACCGTTTTAAAATCTGCAAGATCGCAAGAATTTAGAACTAAAGAAGGAAGAGCAAAAGCTTTTGAACACTTGCAAGAAAATGAAATTGAAGCCATGGTTGTAATTGGTGGAGATGGTTCTTTTACCGGAGCTGTAATTTTTAATGAAGAATACAACTTTCCGATTATAGGAATTCCTGGTACTATAGATAACGATATTTTTGGTACATCACATACATTAGGATATGATACCGCTTTAAATACAGCAGTAGAAGCAATTGATAAAATTAGAGATACCGCATCTTCTCATAACAGATTATTCTTTGTAGAGGTAATGGGTAGAGATGCTGGTTTTATAGCTTTAAATGCAGGTGTTGGTGCAGGAGCAGAAGAAATTTTAATTCCAGAAGAAGATCTGGGATTAGATAGAATGTTAGAATCTCTTAAAAAGAGTAGAAGAACAGGTAAATCTTCTAGTATTGTTGTAGTTGCAGAAGGTGATAAATCGGGTAAAAATGTTTACGAATTAGCGCAATATGTAGAAGAAAACTTGCCAGAATATGATGTAAGAGTGTCTGTTCTTGGGCATATGCAAAGAGGTGGTTCTCCTTCTTGTTTTGATAGAGTTTTAGCAAGTAGATTAGGTGTTAAGTCTGTAGAATTGTTATTAGACGGACAAACAAACCTTATGGTAGGTTTAAAAGACAACGAAGTAATAAGTACAAGTATTGCAGAAGCAATAAAAGGTGGTCATTCTATAAATCAAGAACTTTTAAGAGTTTCTGATATAATGACAACATAA
- a CDS encoding putative LPS assembly protein LptD — MQTNLSYILLFCCFFFTKLGFSQDIKPTKKIVVPIKKKDTIPNTKRDSIFSVKKDSLAIKQKDSVSVDSIKPKETIEDLITHVAKDYTIQNAKDKSVTLYNEANITYTDIDLKAGIIKIDYTKNTLFAKGIIDSTGYTQRPIFKQGNEESEQDSIIYNFKSKKAIIYGLKTKQGEMFTFGNKTKRVNDSTIYVRDIKFTTSEKLDYFIGTNKAKIIPGKKIIVGGSQLYIADIPTPIYLPFAYFPITQNSISGFLIPAFDTGSSDRGIGFQNGGYYFAINDYVDLGITGDAYSNGSWGFRANSNYKVRYRFNGSFNFSFENNINGIRGFDDFSKSNNFNLRWSHNQDTKASPNSRFTASVNLGSSKFFRESQNQFNIAQTQTNTFNSSINYSKTFVGTPFNLNVTAQHQQNTNTEKITMTLPALTLNMSRIYPFAGKNGVKKNAIQKMGFNYILDSKYLINTTDDDFLTAKMFETARAGMQHRTGTNTNFKAFKYFTVSPSVNYTETWQFDYIDKKYDAVNETVVTDTISGFKTFREYNAGLSLSTNIYGTFNINRGRIKAIRHTIRPSISYSYRPDFEEQYIRKVQASTDPNDLEEFTIFDQGIYGSPSSGISNSIGITLNNVLEAKVAPKNPDSDAEDEKISILNNLNFSSSYNIAADSLRWSNVNFSAGTRLLKDKLSINFSGSIDPYKVVASESGSPIRINEFNSNFLGRLSNASLTANYSISSSDFKKDKEGKKDNNRDPNNTPDVIGANIDPTNRFGQVNNAVNNTEEDKNKSAKLYHADIPWTLSLAYSTSYVNNGIDGGNIGIHSVIFNGNVELSPKWKLGYSSGYDFKNGAFTFSRFNFTRDLDSWNFNFNWVPFGTNSSYTFFIGVKSSVLSDLKWDKNKPPDRRLF, encoded by the coding sequence TTGCAAACAAACCTATCATATATACTTTTATTTTGCTGCTTCTTTTTTACAAAGTTAGGTTTTTCTCAAGATATTAAACCTACTAAAAAAATAGTAGTCCCAATAAAAAAGAAAGATACTATTCCGAATACAAAAAGAGATAGTATTTTTTCAGTAAAAAAAGACTCTTTAGCTATCAAACAAAAAGATTCTGTTTCTGTAGATTCTATAAAACCTAAAGAAACTATAGAAGATCTTATTACCCACGTTGCCAAAGATTATACTATTCAAAATGCCAAAGACAAATCTGTAACCTTATATAACGAAGCTAATATTACGTATACAGATATCGATTTAAAAGCAGGTATTATAAAAATTGATTATACTAAAAACACTCTTTTTGCAAAAGGAATTATAGACAGTACAGGCTACACACAAAGACCTATTTTTAAACAAGGTAACGAAGAATCAGAACAAGATTCTATAATCTATAATTTTAAATCTAAAAAGGCAATAATTTACGGTTTAAAAACCAAACAAGGCGAAATGTTTACGTTTGGTAATAAGACAAAACGTGTAAACGATTCAACAATTTATGTTAGAGATATAAAGTTTACAACTTCAGAAAAATTAGATTATTTTATTGGTACCAATAAAGCTAAAATTATTCCTGGTAAAAAGATTATTGTTGGTGGTAGTCAATTATACATTGCAGATATTCCAACACCAATTTACTTACCTTTTGCATATTTTCCTATCACACAAAATAGTATTTCTGGTTTTTTAATTCCGGCTTTTGATACTGGAAGTAGCGATCGAGGAATCGGATTTCAAAATGGAGGTTATTACTTTGCAATTAATGATTATGTAGATCTTGGTATTACGGGTGATGCTTATTCTAACGGTAGTTGGGGATTTAGAGCAAACTCTAACTATAAAGTTCGTTATCGCTTTAACGGATCTTTTAATTTTAGTTTCGAAAACAATATAAATGGTATTAGAGGTTTTGATGATTTTAGCAAGAGTAACAATTTTAATTTAAGATGGTCGCATAATCAAGACACAAAAGCGAGCCCTAATTCTCGATTTACAGCTTCTGTTAACTTAGGAAGTAGTAAGTTTTTTAGAGAATCTCAAAATCAATTTAACATTGCACAAACACAAACTAACACGTTTAATTCTTCTATAAATTATAGCAAAACATTTGTTGGCACACCTTTTAATTTAAATGTTACAGCGCAACATCAACAAAATACAAATACAGAAAAAATTACCATGACGTTGCCTGCTTTAACATTAAATATGAGCAGAATTTATCCTTTTGCAGGTAAAAACGGCGTAAAAAAGAACGCAATTCAAAAAATGGGTTTTAACTATATTTTAGATAGTAAATACCTTATTAATACTACAGATGATGATTTTTTAACGGCTAAAATGTTTGAAACTGCAAGAGCTGGTATGCAACACAGAACTGGAACAAATACCAATTTTAAAGCATTTAAATATTTTACGGTTTCACCAAGTGTAAATTATACAGAAACTTGGCAATTCGATTATATTGATAAAAAATACGATGCTGTTAATGAAACTGTTGTTACAGATACAATTAGCGGATTTAAAACATTTAGAGAATATAATGCCGGTTTAAGTTTATCTACTAATATTTATGGTACTTTTAATATAAACAGAGGACGAATAAAAGCTATAAGACATACAATTAGACCGTCGATCTCTTATTCTTACAGACCAGATTTCGAAGAACAATACATCCGTAAGGTACAAGCGAGTACAGATCCTAATGACTTAGAAGAATTTACAATTTTTGATCAGGGAATTTATGGCTCTCCTTCTTCCGGAATTAGTAATTCAATCGGAATTACCTTAAACAACGTTTTAGAAGCTAAAGTTGCACCCAAAAACCCTGATAGTGATGCCGAAGATGAAAAAATATCAATTTTAAATAATTTAAATTTTAGTAGTTCTTATAATATTGCTGCAGATAGTTTGCGTTGGTCTAATGTTAATTTTTCTGCAGGTACTAGGCTTTTAAAAGACAAATTATCAATAAACTTTAGTGGTTCTATAGATCCTTATAAAGTAGTGGCTTCAGAATCTGGATCGCCAATTAGAATTAATGAATTTAACTCTAACTTTTTAGGAAGATTGTCTAACGCCAGTTTAACAGCTAATTACTCTATTTCTAGTTCTGACTTTAAAAAAGATAAAGAAGGCAAAAAAGACAACAACAGAGATCCAAATAACACACCAGATGTTATAGGTGCAAATATTGATCCGACCAATAGATTCGGACAAGTTAACAATGCAGTAAATAATACAGAAGAAGATAAAAACAAATCAGCAAAACTATACCACGCAGACATACCATGGACTTTAAGTTTGGCGTATTCTACAAGTTATGTAAATAACGGAATCGACGGAGGAAATATTGGTATTCATAGCGTTATTTTTAACGGAAATGTAGAATTATCACCTAAATGGAAATTAGGATATTCTTCTGGATATGACTTTAAGAATGGTGCATTTACATTTTCTAGATTTAATTTTACAAGAGATTTAGATAGCTGGAATTTTAACTTTAATTGGGTTCCTTTTGGAACCAACTCTTCTTACACATTTTTTATCGGTGTAAAATCTTCTGTATTATCAGATTTAAAATGGGATAAAAATAAACCACCAGATAGAAGACTTTTTTAA
- a CDS encoding translocation/assembly module TamB domain-containing protein produces MLFLLLISILLSTSFVQTKLGVYATKKINESYNTNLSIGKVNLSFLGSVAFKDVEIRDHHKDTLIFVSALNTSLLSAKKVLNNQLLFGDITLQDAQYYMKTYKGETEDNMAVFLNSFNSNKKKDSLAPKFILKAANVYVQNLDFKLINENNKKPLSFAAYKIGGNVQDLSIEGANVSINARGLHFETNQGLEITNFTTDYKFTKTDMKFYDTQLQTENSNVFGDIDFIYKREDLKEFNDKVDIRAKFDKSSIKIQDLKKFYKELNGNEVVSFSGDMNGKLNDFKLTNLNLSSEKGIKLKGNLAFKNLVNTERGFVFNGDLNNLTATYNDLKSILPNLLGKNLPTEFNKLGLFRIAGNVNVTPTRMRASLKMNSQIGSVVSDLEIDNIDEIDTASYVGDIELINFNIGTFFNDPLFGTVSLIGDVNGSGFKLENINTKFIGNISELNFNQYSYKNIVANGQYQNNKFDGDLVIDDANFKMKFNGLADLSAKIHKFDFKSDIEYLNLKETNLFVRDSTAVVKGNIELDIEGNTFDDILGKAVFKNVLYTNQKKEYTFKEFAVTSSIKDSVKTIDVASKDIAQGYITGKFSFSELPKVAQNALGSIYTNYNPYDVAPNQFLDFNFTVYNQIVNVFFPEISIDDKTKIKGRIISDENFFRLTFNSPKIDAYGTEVKTISLRTDNKNPLYNTSLTAEEINTDYYNISKLNLLNRTENDTLYFKSVFKGGKKKNEDFNLDFFYTFNPEGKSVLGFEKSSFVFKENTWNINPDKKNTDKITFDLNTNEFNFSQFKFVSGEQKIEFTGNLKGTEQKILLADFTKVKLQSFLPKIDSLDLKGVLSGHLDFVQSEGNYTPEGSLTVKDFQVNDFKQGNLFVNVKGENSYKKYRVDLSIENKDVKSIAATGALDFSAQRPIIDLNVFLEEFKLDAFSPLGQDVLSSLRGTASGDFTLRGFLSNPDMEGALRLKNAGLKFPYLNVDYDFEGESEITLLQQSFILEDFKLLDTKNKTRGILKGDISHFNFKQWFLRLKIESDNLMVLDTENEEEALYYGTAYIDGSADIFGLTDRLTIDVNAKTMPGTIFVVPLKDVETVDSFSLIHFKSDETVVKERQNEIALEALKGLTLNIDLEVTKDAIAQVVIDEVYGSQLSGKGSGNLQIEINTRGKFNMFGDYVVDSGVYDFKYGGFVNKPFVIQKGGTVSWNGNPANANLDVTAVYKAKANPGVLLENFNSNRNIEVDLVTRITGGLFNSKQELDIQLTNVDPTIANELEFILNDNNVNEKTTQFISLLAFGNFVNPDKVNFDANATITSTASSAIAAAFSSLFNSPDSKFQLGVDYQQGQSNNDLDRLNTDNQVDLSVSTQVSERVIINGKVGVPIGTQTQSSVVGEVKVEVLLNKEGNFRGVIFNRQNEIQYTIEDQGYTQGVGLSYQVNFNTLSGLLKKLGFKKKTKLEKSKLQNKDTTKTKVVLPDNFEGN; encoded by the coding sequence GTGCTCTTTCTGCTATTAATAAGCATCTTACTTTCTACATCTTTTGTACAAACAAAGTTAGGAGTATATGCAACTAAAAAAATTAATGAAAGTTACAATACAAATTTAAGCATTGGCAAGGTAAATCTTTCTTTTTTAGGAAGTGTGGCTTTTAAAGATGTGGAAATTAGAGATCATCATAAAGATACTTTAATTTTTGTTTCAGCATTAAACACTTCGTTATTAAGTGCTAAAAAAGTTTTAAATAATCAATTGTTATTCGGCGATATTACATTACAAGATGCGCAATATTACATGAAAACTTATAAAGGAGAAACAGAAGATAATATGGCTGTTTTTCTAAACTCATTTAATAGCAATAAGAAAAAAGATTCCTTAGCTCCAAAATTTATTTTAAAGGCTGCCAACGTATATGTACAAAACTTAGATTTTAAATTAATAAATGAAAACAATAAAAAGCCGTTAAGCTTTGCAGCTTATAAGATTGGTGGAAATGTACAAGATTTATCTATTGAAGGGGCCAATGTGTCTATAAATGCAAGAGGATTACATTTTGAAACGAATCAAGGTTTAGAAATTACCAATTTTACAACAGATTATAAGTTTACTAAAACGGATATGAAGTTTTACGACACACAATTACAAACGGAAAATTCGAATGTTTTTGGTGATATCGATTTTATTTACAAGCGAGAAGATCTAAAAGAATTTAATGATAAAGTAGATATAAGGGCAAAATTTGATAAAAGCAGTATTAAAATTCAGGATTTAAAAAAGTTTTACAAAGAATTAAACGGAAATGAGGTAGTTAGTTTTTCTGGAGATATGAATGGGAAACTAAACGATTTTAAATTAACCAACTTAAATTTATCATCAGAAAAAGGAATTAAGTTAAAAGGAAATTTAGCTTTTAAAAATTTGGTTAATACAGAAAGAGGCTTTGTTTTTAATGGAGATTTAAATAATTTAACTGCAACTTATAACGATCTAAAAAGTATTCTACCTAATTTGTTAGGTAAAAATTTACCTACAGAATTTAACAAGTTAGGTTTATTTAGAATAGCCGGAAATGTAAATGTAACACCAACTAGAATGAGAGCTTCTTTAAAGATGAATTCTCAAATTGGTAGTGTGGTTTCAGATTTAGAAATTGATAATATAGATGAAATTGATACGGCTTCTTATGTTGGTGATATCGAGTTAATCAATTTTAATATTGGTACTTTTTTTAATGATCCTTTGTTTGGTACCGTTTCTTTAATTGGTGATGTTAATGGTAGCGGATTTAAATTAGAAAACATCAATACAAAGTTTATTGGTAATATTTCTGAATTAAATTTTAACCAATATTCGTACAAAAATATTGTGGCAAATGGCCAATATCAAAATAATAAATTCGATGGAGATTTAGTTATTGATGATGCGAATTTTAAAATGAAGTTTAATGGATTGGCAGATTTATCAGCAAAAATTCATAAGTTCGATTTTAAGTCTGATATCGAATACTTAAATCTAAAAGAAACTAATTTATTTGTTAGAGATTCTACGGCAGTTGTAAAAGGAAATATAGAATTAGATATAGAAGGAAATACTTTTGATGATATTCTTGGGAAAGCAGTTTTTAAAAATGTATTGTATACTAATCAGAAAAAAGAATACACATTTAAAGAATTTGCGGTTACATCATCAATAAAAGATAGTGTTAAAACCATAGATGTTGCGTCTAAAGATATTGCGCAAGGGTATATTACAGGTAAGTTTTCGTTTTCTGAGTTGCCAAAAGTTGCGCAAAATGCGTTAGGAAGTATTTATACCAATTATAATCCTTATGATGTTGCTCCAAATCAGTTTTTAGATTTTAATTTTACTGTTTACAATCAAATTGTAAATGTTTTTTTTCCTGAAATTTCAATTGATGATAAAACTAAAATAAAAGGAAGAATAATTTCTGATGAAAATTTCTTTAGGCTTACATTTAATTCGCCCAAAATAGATGCTTATGGCACAGAGGTTAAAACAATTTCTTTAAGAACCGATAATAAGAATCCGCTTTATAATACTTCTTTAACTGCAGAAGAAATTAATACAGATTATTATAATATTTCTAAGTTAAATTTATTAAACAGAACAGAGAACGATACGTTGTATTTTAAATCTGTTTTTAAAGGAGGAAAAAAGAAAAATGAAGATTTTAATTTAGATTTCTTTTACACTTTTAATCCAGAGGGAAAATCTGTTTTAGGTTTCGAGAAATCGTCTTTTGTTTTTAAAGAAAACACCTGGAATATTAATCCTGATAAAAAAAATACAGATAAAATAACATTCGATTTAAATACAAACGAATTCAATTTTAGTCAATTTAAATTTGTTTCCGGAGAACAAAAAATAGAATTTACAGGTAATTTAAAAGGTACCGAACAAAAAATACTTTTGGCAGATTTTACCAAAGTTAAATTGCAAAGTTTTTTACCCAAAATAGATAGTTTAGATTTAAAAGGTGTGTTGTCTGGGCATTTAGATTTTGTTCAAAGCGAAGGTAACTATACGCCAGAAGGTTCTTTAACGGTAAAAGATTTTCAAGTAAACGATTTTAAACAAGGTAATTTGTTTGTAAATGTTAAAGGAGAGAATTCTTATAAAAAATACCGTGTAGATTTATCCATAGAAAATAAAGACGTTAAAAGTATTGCAGCAACTGGTGCTTTAGATTTTTCTGCACAAAGACCAATAATAGATTTAAATGTTTTTTTAGAAGAATTTAAATTAGATGCATTTAGTCCGTTAGGGCAAGATGTTTTATCCTCTTTAAGAGGAACAGCTTCTGGAGATTTTACGTTAAGAGGATTTTTAAGCAATCCGGATATGGAAGGAGCTTTACGTCTTAAAAATGCAGGATTAAAATTTCCTTATTTAAATGTAGATTATGATTTTGAAGGCGAATCTGAAATTACTTTATTGCAGCAATCATTTATTCTAGAAGACTTTAAATTATTAGACACAAAAAATAAAACTAGAGGTATTCTAAAAGGAGATATCTCTCATTTTAATTTTAAACAATGGTTTTTAAGATTAAAAATTGAAAGTGATAATTTAATGGTTTTAGATACCGAAAATGAAGAAGAAGCTTTGTATTATGGTACAGCATATATTGATGGTTCTGCAGATATTTTTGGGTTAACAGATAGATTAACGATAGATGTAAATGCTAAAACAATGCCCGGAACAATTTTTGTAGTTCCGTTAAAAGATGTAGAAACCGTAGATAGTTTTAGCTTAATTCATTTTAAGTCGGATGAAACAGTTGTAAAAGAAAGGCAAAACGAAATTGCTTTAGAAGCATTAAAAGGCTTGACTTTAAACATCGATTTAGAAGTAACAAAAGATGCAATTGCACAAGTTGTTATTGATGAGGTTTACGGAAGTCAGTTATCTGGTAAAGGTTCTGGTAATCTTCAAATAGAAATTAACACACGTGGTAAGTTTAATATGTTTGGCGATTATGTAGTAGATAGCGGAGTGTACGATTTTAAGTATGGTGGTTTTGTAAATAAGCCATTTGTAATTCAAAAAGGAGGAACTGTTTCTTGGAACGGGAATCCGGCAAATGCAAATTTAGATGTAACAGCTGTTTATAAGGCAAAAGCAAATCCCGGAGTTTTATTAGAAAACTTTAATTCGAACAGAAATATAGAAGTAGATTTAGTAACAAGAATTACTGGCGGTTTGTTTAATTCGAAGCAAGAATTAGATATTCAGCTTACCAACGTAGACCCAACAATTGCAAACGAATTAGAATTTATATTAAATGATAATAATGTAAATGAAAAAACTACACAGTTTATATCATTATTAGCATTTGGTAATTTTGTAAATCCTGATAAAGTAAATTTTGATGCCAATGCAACCATTACAAGTACAGCTTCTAGTGCAATAGCAGCAGCTTTTTCTAGTTTATTTAATAGTCCGGATAGTAAATTTCAGTTGGGTGTAGATTATCAGCAAGGACAAAGCAATAACGATCTAGATCGATTAAATACAGATAATCAAGTAGATCTGTCTGTTAGTACGCAAGTAAGTGAAAGAGTTATTATAAACGGTAAAGTTGGGGTTCCTATTGGTACTCAAACACAATCTAGTGTTGTTGGTGAAGTTAAAGTAGAGGTTCTATTAAATAAAGAAGGTAATTTTAGAGGAGTTATTTTTAATAGACAAAACGAAATTCAATACACAATAGAAGACCAAGGTTATACGCAAGGTGTAGGTTTGTCTTATCAAGTTAATTTTAACACACTTTCTGGGCTTTTAAAAAAGTTAGGTTTTAAGAAAAAAACCAAATTAGAAAAGAGTAAACTACAAAATAAAGACACCACAAAAACAAAGGTAGTTTTACCTGACAATTTTGAAGGAAATTAA
- the gap gene encoding type I glyceraldehyde-3-phosphate dehydrogenase, producing the protein MIKVGINGFGRIGRLAFRSTVKRDNVQVVAINDLLDVDYLAYMLKYDSVHGAFDGTVDVKDGKLVVNGNEIRITAERDPANLKWNEVDVDYVIESTGFFLTEETAGKHLEAGAKKVVLSAPSKDHTPMFVMGVNNTELKADQKIFSNASCTTNCLAPITKVLNDNFGIVEGLMTTVHAATATQKTVDGPSMKDWRGGRSAIGNVIPSSTGAAKAVGKVIPAMNGKLTGMAFRIPTMDVSVVDLTVKLEKSASYDEICAAMKAASESGPMKGILGYTEDMVVSQDFVGDTRTSIFDAKAGIALNDNFVKVVSWYDNEIGYSTKIVDLIEYAATL; encoded by the coding sequence ATGATAAAAGTAGGAATTAACGGATTTGGAAGAATTGGAAGATTAGCATTCAGATCTACAGTAAAAAGAGATAATGTACAAGTAGTAGCAATTAATGATTTATTAGATGTAGATTATTTAGCTTACATGTTAAAATACGATTCTGTTCATGGTGCTTTTGATGGTACTGTTGATGTTAAAGATGGTAAGTTAGTTGTTAACGGTAACGAAATTAGAATTACTGCCGAAAGAGATCCTGCAAATTTAAAGTGGAACGAAGTTGATGTAGATTACGTAATAGAATCTACAGGGTTTTTCTTAACAGAAGAAACTGCTGGTAAACACTTAGAAGCTGGTGCTAAAAAAGTAGTATTATCTGCACCTTCTAAAGATCATACGCCTATGTTTGTAATGGGTGTTAATAACACAGAATTAAAAGCAGATCAAAAAATATTTTCTAACGCATCTTGTACAACTAACTGTTTAGCGCCAATTACAAAAGTTTTAAACGATAACTTTGGTATTGTAGAAGGTTTAATGACAACTGTACACGCTGCAACAGCAACACAAAAAACTGTTGATGGTCCTTCTATGAAAGACTGGAGAGGTGGACGTTCTGCAATTGGTAACGTAATTCCTTCTTCTACAGGAGCTGCAAAAGCAGTAGGAAAAGTAATTCCTGCAATGAACGGAAAATTAACTGGTATGGCATTTAGAATTCCTACAATGGATGTTTCTGTAGTTGATTTAACTGTTAAATTAGAAAAATCTGCTTCTTATGATGAAATTTGTGCTGCAATGAAAGCTGCATCAGAAAGCGGACCAATGAAAGGTATTTTAGGTTATACTGAAGATATGGTTGTTTCTCAAGATTTCGTAGGAGATACTAGAACTTCTATTTTTGACGCCAAAGCAGGTATTGCTTTAAACGATAATTTTGTAAAAGTTGTTTCTTGGTATGATAATGAAATAGGGTATTCTACTAAAATTGTAGATTTAATTGAATATGCTGCAACTTTGTAG